A window of Nicotiana tabacum cultivar K326 unplaced genomic scaffold, ASM71507v2 Un00311, whole genome shotgun sequence genomic DNA:
TATCTAATGCTATCGCCCATATAGATCTTTTTCTTCAACTGTTTCCAGCTTTTGCTAAGTTTGCATAGATTCCCAGAAAGTAACCATAAAAGCATAAAATTAAATGCTGCAGTGGAAACAAAATCTTAAACATTAAGGGTCTGTTGGTATGATGGAAATCATTTTCCATGGAAAATGTCTTTCTTGAAATGTTTTCCATGGAAAAaaatttcctgaaaaggaaaagtATTTTCTCGTGTTTGGTTGGTGAATGGCAAATATTTTTCCAGCAAAAagtatttaatattaatattagcAAGTCAAAGAGTGCTTTTATGAAACTTCTGAGTATTGGAGATTAATAGCGTGTTAGTCGAAGCAAGTAATATGAAGTTAAAAGTTAAGAGAGTTGTTAGGAAAATGACTTGTGCCCATACGTAAACTAAATCATTTCCTCCAATTGATGGAAAATGTTTTACATGAAAAATAACATCTGACATACCAAACACGAGAAAATCACTTATTATggaaattattttcctaaaaaatgaCTTTTGGCATATCAAACACACGCATGCAACTTCATAGAAGACACAGAAGAAAGAATAAGTAGTTTAATGAGTCTACTGAACATTGGACTACCTCTCTTACTAGAACACAGATACTGGCCATTTGAGCTCAAATCCATATCGACGATCTGGACAGTGATTAAAGGAACTAGTTAAGGTCAAGTAATAACTGTGGGGAAAatacaattcatataccagaaTAATCGCTCTCAATGGGAAAGTCTTTGCAATTGGATGGTATACTGGTTGCACTTGATTCTGGTGCAATTGCTTTCTTAAGGACATTTTCATCAACTATCAGTCCATTATTTTGAAGCCATCGACAGAGGACACTGGACGATAAGTCTTAACACATGTATGATGTGCCATCAATGGAGAAGATATTGACGGCATTCTAACAGGAAGAAAAACATCATCATTGGTAGGAATCTCTGGGACCTCAGTGTTTAACGTGCAACAGATAACTCCATCACGCATTTCAGGAAAAGCAGGGTTGACAGACAATGCAGAAGATATCATTTGAACCTCTGAACTGCAAACAAGAGGCTTATCACCATAATGATTCACACGCTTGTCACTTAACTCTCCGGGACGAGCACCGTCAGGAGCGGGAAGCTGCTGATCTGGAGCTTTTGAAATTTCGGATACGCCATTATCAGTGTCATCAGGTGTATCCAACAAGAATgagttgaaatcatcaaaataagactcatcaatcatctcatttccaTCAGGGCCCACGAAAAGCGGCTCTTCATCATCTTTAGAGTTGAACAAAAAATTTGATAGCTCAACTAAGTAGTCATCAGTACTAAGGGATGAATTTCTCAAGATATCACACGAGATTTGGTCTTCCAAGTTGGATGATGAGTTGACAAGAGTCACAATACTATATCCTGATGTGTCCATTTTATTTGCCCCACCGTGAACTGGAACTACTATTGTATTTTCAATGCTCAGTTCTTTCTCGGCATGTTCAAAATCCGGCAGAGTTGGGACAGAAGTGCCTGCAATTGTAAAATCTGGCAGTTGACATGACAAGGCACTGTCAGGAAATGCGGCAGTGAAGACCTGGCTGTCATATCCAGAAGAAGTACTTCTCACATCATCATCAAATTGACCTGCCATATCTAGCAGTATAGGTTCTAAATCCTCTGCTTCAAGTAATTCGCTAACTGGCACTTCATTTGGTTGAGACAACCCCCCAACAGCGGCGATTGTCTCGCGATTCTCAGCAGGGGGAAGAGTTCCTTCAATTCCATTGGGGAAATCCTGAAAGCTAAAGCTGCCAAGGGAAACATCTCCATTATGATTTTTCCCAATGGGTAAAGCTGAAGGAGCAGTTACATAGTCACTAGCATAAATGGAATGCCCAGCTCCATGTTCCAGAACGTTATTAGGTATGATATTAAAATTAGACTGTTGATTACGGAAATTATCTATCAGTGAATCTACAAACATGCAATCCATGGACTGAGGATTGTCATTATTTCCAGCTCCACCAAGATAATCGGCATCCGCGGAGTCAAATGTGTCGTTAGCGATTCTCTTATGCATAGGGCAGTAACATGAGCTGATGCTCTCAGCTTTTCTCTTCTCAGGAACACACTTTTTACTTTCTTTTGCCTGCTCAAATCTATTAGAGTCAGATTTTGTTGTCGAAGCAGAA
This region includes:
- the LOC107766580 gene encoding uncharacterized protein LOC107766580 produces the protein MGAPPPFSTWIPEDDRLLINAVKAGASFESLAKGAVQFSRRFTVQELQDRWHALLCDPVVSSEALSLMMEFEHSASTTKSDSNRFEQAKESKKCVPEKRKAESISSCYCPMHKRIANDTFDSADADYLGGAGNNDNPQSMDCMFVDSLIDNFRNQQSNFNIIPNNVLEHGAGHSIYASDYVTAPSALPIGKNHNGDVSLGSFSFQDFPNGIEGTLPPAENRETIAAVGGLSQPNEVPVSELLEAEDLEPILLDMAGQFDDDVRSTSSGYDSQVFTAAFPDSALSCQLPDFTIAGTSVPTLPDFEHAEKELSIENTIVVPVHGGANKMDTSGYSIVTLVNSSSNLEDQISCDILRNSSLSTDDYLVELSNFLFNSKDDEEPLFVGPDGNEMIDESYFDDFNSFLLDTPDDTDNGVSEISKAPDQQLPAPDGARPGELSDKRVNHYGDKPLVCSSEVQMISSALSVNPAFPEMRDGVICCTLNTEVPEIPTNDDVFLPVRMPSISSPLMAHHTCVKTYRPVSSVDGFKIMD